From the Theobroma cacao cultivar B97-61/B2 chromosome 2, Criollo_cocoa_genome_V2, whole genome shotgun sequence genome, one window contains:
- the LOC18607143 gene encoding alkane hydroxylase MAH1 — MDTLAYILLFIFAVFFFFALNRSKSSSGLPGNNRLFLVILSLLFPSLDLQLHDKIAEVLERSKRTVHIDQYSWITGGTKILVTSDPANVRHILSTNFSRYPKGLKWREKIDILGDTLFSVDLEEWEQERKLVRGFTGHQKFHQVMTNIIWERAEKGLIPVLEHVSERGLAVDLQDLFRKHILDIAWMMVIGYNPNSLSIEFREDQFSKALEDACEASFSRYLMPESLWKLQRWLGIGKEKKLKDAWKTIDRVFAECISKKQEESTKGSFNFEGFYYSTGHDDQAFGSAPTRKGLRDNVISLIFATQDTTSSVLTWFFWMVSKHPSVEAKIRDEIAKVSQENQDARSSKSEIPFQPQELNQLVYLHAALCETLRLFPPGPVLSRTALQPDTLPSGHGVDQNTIILIAVHAMGRMTSVWGEDCHEFKPERWLTEGGDRQIKHVPHYQFVAFSAGPRICLGKELAFTMMKATAATIIHNYKIQIPRDYPVKPVNSVIFHMKHGLKARIKNRWT, encoded by the coding sequence ATGGATACCTTGGCCTACATTCTTTTGTTCATCTTTgctgtttttttcttctttgctctGAATCGTTCTAAATCCTCCAGTGGTCTCCCAGGGAACAACAGGCTCTTCCTTGTAATTTTATCGTTGCTGTTCCCCAGCTTAGACCTGCAGCTTCACGATAAGATTGCAGAAGTTCTTGAAAGAAGCAAGCGTACGGTTCATATCGACCAGTACTCATGGATCACCGGTGGTACCAAAATCTTGGTCACGAGCGACCCTGCGAACGTGCGCCACATACTGAGCACGAACTTTTCCAGGTACCCCAAAGGGTTGAAATGGAGGGAGAAGATTGATATTCTGGGAGACACTCTTTTCAGTGTTGATTTGGAGGAGTGGGAGCAGGAAAGGAAACTGGTTCGTGGTTTCACCGGTCACCAGAAATTCCACCAGGTCATGACGAATATCATCTGGGAGAGAGCAGAGAAGGGGCTCATCCCTGTGCTTGAACACGTCTCTGAACGAGGTTTAGCGGTTGACCTCCAGGATTTGTTCCGAAAACACATCCTTGATATTGCTTGGATGATGGTAATCGGCTATAACCCCAACTCTCTCAGCATCGAATTCCGAGAAGATCAGTTCTCAAAAGCCTTGGAAGATGCCTGTGAGGCATCTTTTTCCCGTTATTTAATGCCAGAAAGTTTGTGGAAGTTGCAAAGGTGGCTAGGAATTGGCAAGGAAAAGAAACTAAAGGATGCTTGGAAAACCATTGATCGTGTGTTTGCGGAATGTATATCTAAGAAGCAAGAAGAATCAACCAAAGGAAGCTTTAATTTCGAAGGTTTTTATTACTCGACTGGACATGATGATCAGGCCTTCGGATCCGCACCTACTCGCAAAGGCTTGAGGGACAACGTTATCAGTCTCATATTTGCCACACAAGACACAACTAGTTCAGTTCTGACATGGTTCTTCTGGATGGTTTCCAAGCATCCATCTGTGGAAGCCAAAATCAGAGACGAAATAGCAAAAGTTTCACAGGAAAACCAGGATGCCAGGAGCAGCAAGAGCGAAATACCATTTCAGCCACAAGAATTGAACCAACTTGTTTATCTGCATGCAGCATTGTGCGAAACACTAAGACTATTCCCACCAGGACCCGTCCTGTCAAGAACAGCTCTTCAACCAGACACCCTTCCGAGTGGCCACGGAGTTGATCAAAATACAATCATTCTGATTGCTGTACACGCAATGGGAAGGATGACATCGGTTTGGGGAGAGGATTGCCATGAATTCAAGCCAGAGAGATGGCTCACCGAAGGAGGAGATCGTCAGATCAAACATGTGCCACATTACCAGTTTGTAGCATTCAGTGCAGGTCCCAGGATTTGCCTAGGGAAAGAGTTGGCTTTTACCATGATGAAAGCCACAGCAGCAACCATCATTCATAACTACAAAATTCAGATACCGAGGGACTACCCGGTCAAGCCCGTGAATAGTGTCATCTTTCACATGAAGCATGGCTTGAAGGCTAGGATCAAAAATAGATGGACTTGA
- the LOC18607142 gene encoding 60S ribosomal protein L3-2, which translates to MSHRKFEHPRHGSLGFLPRKRASRHRGKVKAFPKDDPTKPCRLTAFLGYKAGMTHIVREVEKPGSKLHKKETCEAVTIIETPPMVVVGVVGYVKTPRGLRTLGTVWAQHLNEEVKRRFYKHWCKSKKKAFTKYSKKFETEDGKKDIQLQLEKLKKYCTVIRVLAHTQIRKMKGLKQKKAHLMEIQVNGGNIAQKVDFAYSFFEKQIPIDAVFQKDEMIDIIGVTKGKGYEGVVTRWGVTRLPRKTHRGLRKVACIGAWHPARVSFTVARAGQNGYHHRTEMNKKVYKLGKAGQESHSAMTDYDRTEKDITPMGGFPHYGVVKEDYVLIKGCCVGPKKRVVTLRQSLLHQTSRVALEEIKLKFIDTSSKFGHGRFQTTQEKAKFYGKLKA; encoded by the exons ATGTCTCATCGCAAGTTTGAGCATCCAAGGCATGGCTCTTTGGGGTTTCTCCCAAGGAAAAGAGCCTCTCGCCACAGAggaaaag TGAAGGCTTTCCCAAAAGATGATCCTACCAAGCCATGCAGATTAACTGCATTCCTGGGATATAAAGCTGGAATGACCCATATTGTGAGGGAAGTCGAAAAGCCTGGATCAA AGCTTCACAAGAAGGAGACCTGTGAAGCAGTTACTATCATTGAGACACCACCCATGGTTGTTGTTGGAGTTGTAGGATATGTCAAAACACCCCGTGGTCTTCGCACTTTGGGCACTGTGTGGGCTCAGCATCTGAATGAAGAGGTGAAACGGAGGTTCTACAAGCACTGGTGCAAGTCTAAGAAGAAGGCTTTCACCAAGTACTCAAAGAAGTTTGAAACTGAAGATGGTAAAAAGGACATTCAGTTGCAGctggaaaaattgaaaaaatattgtacTGTAATTCGTGTTTTGGCACACACCCAG ATAAGGAAAATGAAGGGTTTGAAGCAGAAGAAGGCCCATCTAATGGAGATTCAAGTCAATGGGGGGAATATTGCTCAAAAAGTTGACTTTGCATACAGTTTCTTTGAGAAACAAATTCCAATTGATGCTGTGTTCCAGAAAGATGAGATGATTGATATTATTGGGGTGACCAAGGGTAAAGGGTACGAAGGTGTTGTGACCAGATGGGGTGTGACACGTCTACCCCGTAAGACCCATCGTGGGCTTCGCAAGGTTGCTTGTATCGGTGCATGGCATCCAGCTAGGGTTTCATTTACTGTTGCCAGGGCTGGGCAAAATGGCTACCATCACCGTACTGAGATGAACAAGAAAGTCTACAAGCTTGGGAAGGCTGGCCAAGAGTCACATTCTGCCATGACTGACTATGACAG GACTGAGAAAGACATTACCCCGATGGGTGGATTCCCCCATTATGGTGTGGTGAAAGAGGATTATGTGCTGATCAAAGGCTGCTGTGTTGGGCCAAAGAAACGTGTTGTGACTTTGAGGCAGTCCCTGTTGCATCAAACTTCTAGGGTTGCCCTCGAGGAGATCAAGCTCAAGTTCATTGATACATCATCCAAGTTTGGACATGGTCGCTTCCAGACAACACAGGAAAAGGCCAAGTTCTATGGGAAGCTCAAGGCTTGA
- the LOC18607141 gene encoding uncharacterized protein LOC18607141 — protein MNEFGTERSRPWNIYTSSDPSPSQAVVDRETPWKSFGASMNAISFGFVATAILISMFLIMAIFEHLFRPNPGFSSPDQVTESGEAEKLGNPQRVSTSYASDFSVVMPGEQYPTYIAQPAPLPCSREGIYWPSHEHNFVFP, from the exons ATGAATGAGTTTGGTACTGAGAGATCAAGGCCATGGAACATATACACAAGTTCAGATCCGAGTCCATCTCAAGCAGTAGTCGATAGGGAAACTCCCTGGAAAAGCTTCGGGGCGTCCATGAATGCCATTTCTTTCGGCTTTGTTGCTACAGCCATCTTGATATCAATGTTTCTTATCATGGCCATCTTTGAACACCTTTTTCGGCCGAATCCTGGCTTTTCTTCACCTGATCAAGTTACCGAGTCTGGAGAAGCAGAGAAACTCGGGAATCCACAGAGA GTATCGACATCATATGCATCTGATTTCTCCGTAGTGATGCCAGGAGAGCAATACCCTACCTACATTGCTCAACCTGCTCCCCTCCCTTGCTCAAGGGAAGGCATCTATTGGCCCTCCCATGAACATAATTTTGTATTTCCTTAA